A single Filimonas effusa DNA region contains:
- the guaA gene encoding glutamine-hydrolyzing GMP synthase has product MQEKIIILDFGSQYTQLIARRVRELSVYCEIHPFNHLPVFDDTVKGVIFSGSPYSVRQTDAPQINLSLFHNKFPLLGVCYGAQYIAQHSGGEVVPSTIREYGRANLQEINAQSPLLKGIGKDSQVWMSHGDTIARIPDNFDIIASTDTVKVAAYHVRDSKTYCIQFHPEVTHSIDGKQLLQNFLVDICGCKQDWTPDAFIETTIAALREKLGNDKVVLGLSGGVDSSVAAVLLHQAIGKNLHCIFVDNGLLRKEEFEQVLDSYKHMGLNVKGINAKDRFLGQLAGISDPEKKRKTIGRVFIEVFDDAAHEVQDVKWLGQGTIYPDVIESVSVKGPSATIKSHHNVGGLPDFMKLKVVEPLNTLFKDEVRRVGKTLGINDSLIGRHPFPGPGLAIRILGDITPEKVAILQEADAIYINNLKASGWYDKVWQAGAIFLPVQSVGVMGDERTYENVICLRAVTSVDGMTADWSHLPYELLAKISNEIINNVKGINRVVYDISSKPPATIEWE; this is encoded by the coding sequence ATGCAAGAAAAGATCATCATTCTTGACTTCGGGTCTCAATACACACAACTTATAGCCCGGAGAGTCAGAGAACTCAGCGTTTACTGCGAAATCCATCCCTTCAATCATCTGCCTGTTTTTGACGATACCGTCAAAGGAGTGATTTTTTCGGGAAGCCCCTATTCCGTAAGGCAAACAGATGCCCCCCAAATCAACCTGTCGCTGTTTCATAACAAATTTCCACTGCTGGGTGTTTGCTATGGTGCACAATATATTGCACAACACTCCGGCGGCGAAGTGGTTCCCTCTACCATCCGCGAATACGGACGCGCAAATCTGCAGGAAATCAATGCACAATCTCCCCTGCTCAAAGGCATTGGCAAAGATTCACAGGTCTGGATGTCCCATGGCGATACCATCGCCCGTATTCCGGATAATTTCGACATCATAGCCAGCACCGATACAGTAAAGGTAGCCGCTTACCACGTACGCGACTCCAAAACCTACTGTATCCAGTTTCACCCCGAGGTTACACATAGCATCGACGGCAAACAACTGCTGCAAAACTTCCTCGTCGATATCTGCGGCTGCAAACAGGACTGGACACCCGATGCCTTCATCGAAACCACCATCGCCGCACTCCGCGAAAAGCTGGGCAACGATAAAGTGGTACTGGGCCTCTCCGGAGGTGTCGACTCTTCCGTTGCTGCGGTATTATTACACCAGGCAATAGGTAAAAACCTGCATTGCATCTTCGTTGATAACGGACTGCTGCGTAAAGAGGAGTTCGAACAGGTGCTCGACTCCTATAAACATATGGGACTGAACGTAAAAGGCATCAACGCCAAAGACCGCTTCCTGGGCCAGCTCGCAGGCATCAGCGACCCCGAGAAAAAGCGCAAGACCATCGGCCGCGTATTCATCGAGGTGTTCGACGACGCCGCACATGAAGTACAGGACGTGAAATGGCTGGGACAAGGCACCATTTACCCCGATGTCATCGAGTCGGTTTCCGTAAAAGGTCCTTCTGCTACCATCAAATCGCATCATAACGTAGGCGGATTGCCCGATTTTATGAAGCTGAAAGTAGTAGAACCACTGAATACCCTGTTTAAAGACGAGGTACGCAGAGTAGGTAAAACGCTTGGCATCAACGATAGCCTCATCGGACGTCACCCCTTCCCCGGACCCGGATTGGCGATCCGTATTCTAGGGGATATCACACCTGAAAAAGTTGCTATCTTGCAGGAGGCAGATGCCATTTATATCAATAACCTGAAGGCTTCAGGATGGTACGATAAGGTATGGCAGGCCGGCGCTATCTTCTTACCGGTTCAATCGGTAGGCGTAATGGGCGACGAAAGAACTTACGAGAACGTAATATGCCTCAGGGCCGTTACTTCTGTAGATGGTATGACAGCCGACTGGAGCCATCTGCCTTACGAATTGCTGGCAAAAATCTCGAACGAGATCATCAATAATGTGAAAGGGATCAATAGGGTGGTATATGATATCAGTTCCAAACCACCCGCTACTATTGAGTGGGAATAG
- the rpsT gene encoding 30S ribosomal protein S20, whose amino-acid sequence MANHSATKKDVRQAAKRRDRNRYYGKTTRNAVRGLKALKEEKAYDEQLPSVVSMIDKLAKRGVIHKNKAANLKSKLAKKTALAAKA is encoded by the coding sequence ATGGCAAACCATTCAGCTACAAAGAAAGATGTGCGCCAGGCCGCAAAGCGCAGGGACAGGAACCGTTATTATGGTAAAACAACCCGTAATGCAGTTCGTGGTCTGAAAGCTTTGAAAGAAGAGAAAGCATATGACGAGCAATTGCCTTCTGTAGTGTCTATGATTGACAAACTGGCTAAACGCGGTGTTATTCATAAGAACAAGGCAGCCAACCTGAAAAGTAAGCTCGCCAAGAAAACTGCTCTGGCAGCAAAAGCATAG
- the odhB gene encoding 2-oxoglutarate dehydrogenase complex dihydrolipoyllysine-residue succinyltransferase → MIEIKVPTVGESINEVTLLKWTKKDGDYVERDEVIAELESEKATFEVNAEQAGVLKTVAQEGDTLEIGSVLANIDESAAKPAGDTAGEAKPAAAPKEAAPAAEAEAPAATEAKAVGKGTIEMKVPTVGESISEVTILKWVKKEGDLVKRDEVIAELESEKATFELNAEEAGQLHPQANEGDVIRIGDVIAKIDTDIAVPDVAPAAAKAAPAAAKEAPVQASQAPVAAVSNDIKASPVASAIIADKKVDPSQITPSGANGKIMKLDVLEALAHPGKKAFGGQELNSRNKRIEKMSNLRKTISRRLVESKNTTAMLTTFNEVDMTRIMEVRKQYKDKFKESHGVNLGFMSFFSKACAVALGEWPAVNAYIDGDQLVYHDYADISIAVSTPRGLTVPVMRNVESMSMADIEKKVVELAGKARDNKLTMEELQGGTFTITNGGVFGSLLSTPIINLPQSAILGMHKIQERPMAINGQVVVRPMMYIALSYDHRIIDGRESVSFLVRVKELLENPELLLFGKDPVKTLLDL, encoded by the coding sequence ATGATCGAAATTAAAGTACCAACAGTAGGAGAGTCAATTAATGAAGTAACACTGTTGAAATGGACCAAAAAGGATGGAGATTACGTTGAGCGCGATGAGGTGATAGCAGAACTGGAAAGCGAAAAAGCCACCTTTGAAGTAAATGCCGAGCAGGCAGGCGTTTTAAAAACCGTAGCCCAAGAAGGTGATACTCTTGAAATTGGTTCTGTACTGGCCAACATTGATGAATCGGCTGCCAAGCCAGCCGGTGATACTGCCGGTGAAGCCAAGCCTGCAGCGGCACCCAAAGAAGCAGCTCCTGCCGCCGAAGCGGAGGCTCCTGCTGCTACCGAAGCCAAAGCCGTAGGTAAAGGCACTATAGAAATGAAGGTGCCTACCGTAGGTGAATCTATCAGCGAGGTAACCATCCTGAAATGGGTGAAGAAAGAGGGTGACCTGGTTAAGCGTGACGAGGTGATCGCTGAGCTGGAAAGTGAGAAAGCTACTTTTGAGCTCAATGCTGAAGAAGCGGGCCAGCTTCATCCGCAAGCCAATGAAGGTGATGTGATCAGGATTGGTGATGTTATTGCAAAGATCGATACCGATATAGCTGTTCCTGATGTGGCTCCTGCCGCTGCGAAAGCTGCGCCTGCTGCTGCTAAGGAAGCGCCTGTGCAGGCCTCCCAGGCGCCTGTAGCAGCCGTTTCGAACGATATTAAAGCAAGTCCGGTTGCTTCGGCTATCATCGCCGACAAAAAAGTAGATCCTTCGCAGATCACACCTTCCGGCGCCAATGGCAAGATCATGAAGCTTGATGTACTGGAAGCGCTTGCTCACCCAGGCAAAAAAGCATTTGGCGGACAGGAGCTCAACAGCCGCAACAAGCGCATCGAAAAAATGAGCAACCTGCGTAAAACCATCAGCCGCAGGCTGGTGGAATCGAAGAATACCACGGCCATGCTTACCACGTTTAACGAGGTAGACATGACCCGTATCATGGAGGTGCGTAAACAATATAAAGACAAGTTCAAAGAATCGCATGGTGTAAACCTGGGTTTCATGAGCTTCTTCTCCAAAGCCTGTGCGGTAGCGCTTGGCGAATGGCCTGCCGTTAATGCCTACATCGACGGCGACCAACTGGTTTACCATGATTATGCCGATATCAGCATTGCGGTAAGTACGCCACGTGGTTTAACGGTGCCTGTTATGCGTAATGTGGAAAGCATGAGCATGGCCGATATAGAGAAGAAAGTGGTGGAACTTGCCGGCAAAGCAAGAGATAACAAATTAACGATGGAAGAGCTCCAGGGCGGTACATTCACCATCACCAATGGTGGTGTATTCGGAAGCCTGCTGAGCACACCCATCATCAACCTGCCGCAAAGCGCCATCCTGGGGATGCACAAGATCCAGGAGCGTCCGATGGCTATCAACGGACAGGTGGTGGTTCGTCCCATGATGTATATTGCTTTAAGCTACGATCACCGTATCATCGACGGGCGTGAGAGTGTAAGCTTCCTGGTACGTGTGAAAGAATTGCTTGAAAATCCTGAACTGCTACTGTTTGGAAAAGACCCTGTAAAGACGTTACTGGATCTTTAA
- a CDS encoding ligase-associated DNA damage response exonuclease: protein MLITFTDKGLYCAAGDFYIDPWRPVDKAVITHAHSDHARWGSKHYLCHTYSLPLLSARLGDLSFQALEWNQAISINGVKVSLHPAGHIIGASQVRVEYKGEVWVISGDYKTEDDGLSGAFVPVPCHHFVTESTFGLPIYNWQPQETIYSQIREWVMRNREQLVTSMLIGYSLGKAQRLLQAVAPLELPVYAHGAIYNMHQAILTTGIKLPAIERITPDTPRAQLKGSIVLAPPSAEGSFWMRKMSPYSIGMCSGWMQVRGNVRRRNADAGFALSDHADWNGLLYAIKATGAEKVYVTHGFQAALSRYLNEAGTWSAEVKTEYGTEDDSIDDVAAEKETIPGTEASSQETPAAKSEASTGTGEHTGNAIDEEDESNHNSL from the coding sequence ATGCTTATCACATTTACTGATAAAGGTCTTTACTGCGCTGCCGGCGATTTCTATATCGATCCCTGGCGGCCTGTCGATAAAGCCGTTATTACCCATGCCCATAGCGATCACGCACGCTGGGGCAGCAAACATTATCTCTGTCATACCTATAGCCTGCCTTTATTGAGCGCCCGCCTGGGCGACCTGTCTTTCCAGGCGCTGGAATGGAACCAGGCCATCAGCATTAACGGTGTGAAAGTATCCCTGCATCCCGCCGGACATATCATAGGCGCTTCGCAGGTAAGGGTAGAATATAAAGGAGAAGTATGGGTAATAAGCGGCGACTACAAAACAGAAGATGATGGCTTGAGCGGGGCCTTTGTACCGGTGCCCTGTCATCATTTCGTTACCGAATCTACATTTGGGTTGCCCATTTATAATTGGCAACCGCAGGAAACAATATACAGCCAGATAAGAGAATGGGTAATGCGCAACCGGGAGCAACTGGTAACCAGCATGCTCATTGGTTATAGCCTGGGAAAGGCCCAGCGCCTGCTGCAGGCGGTAGCGCCGCTGGAGCTGCCCGTTTACGCGCATGGCGCCATCTATAACATGCACCAGGCAATACTTACAACAGGCATAAAACTGCCGGCCATAGAACGTATTACACCCGATACGCCAAGAGCACAGCTAAAAGGAAGCATCGTGCTGGCGCCGCCCAGCGCAGAAGGCTCCTTCTGGATGCGAAAGATGTCGCCCTACAGCATTGGCATGTGCAGCGGCTGGATGCAGGTAAGAGGAAATGTCCGCCGCCGTAATGCCGACGCAGGTTTCGCACTTAGCGATCACGCCGACTGGAACGGCTTGTTATATGCCATCAAAGCCACAGGCGCCGAAAAGGTATACGTAACACACGGCTTCCAGGCAGCCCTCAGCCGTTACCTGAACGAAGCCGGCACCTGGAGCGCCGAAGTAAAAACCGAATACGGCACAGAAGATGACAGCATTGACGACGTCGCCGCAGAAAAGGAAACCATCCCCGGAACAGAAGCCTCTTCACAAGAAACGCCTGCCGCAAAAAGCGAAGCTTCAACCGGAACAGGGGAGCACACCGGGAACGCAATTGATGAGGAAGATGAATCTAACCATAACAGCCTATGA
- a CDS encoding type 1 periplasmic-binding domain-containing protein: MNPGTRLLVASAFLLCSVLSATAQQETSGKPMRVAVLAPLYLDSAFNGFTYKLGSSSIPKYILPGLDFYNGVMLAVDSLQNENMPIEVWVYDTKKLGQTIPGMLSGMEYLNFSLIVASFNNTAEQKLLSEFSFRKNIPVISATYPNDAGLNANPFFMMVNSTLKTHVEALHSYTQKNYAGTAAKLLFVTKPGPLETKIKSYFAAQDALAGKLNYKVITLTDNFTEDNLLPFMDSTRQNIIICGSVNEAFGSSIVRTLNAAPSYRTVAIGMPTWDGLKEITGAASKNIEIVYSTPYNFSRTDKTGSSIVKQYRSKYMGRPSDMVFKGFESMYHFSRLMLQYRANFINNVSDSGYKIANSFRFEPVRLTNTSFVPDYLENKKLYFVKVQGGVVKSVN; this comes from the coding sequence ATGAACCCTGGAACAAGATTACTGGTTGCTTCAGCTTTCCTGCTGTGCAGTGTGCTTTCGGCTACTGCCCAGCAGGAAACTTCCGGTAAACCCATGCGCGTGGCAGTATTGGCGCCGCTTTATCTCGACTCTGCCTTTAACGGATTTACTTACAAACTGGGCAGCAGCAGCATCCCCAAATACATTCTACCGGGATTGGACTTCTACAATGGCGTCATGCTGGCCGTCGATTCTTTACAGAACGAAAACATGCCCATTGAAGTATGGGTGTACGATACCAAGAAACTGGGACAAACCATTCCGGGTATGCTTAGCGGCATGGAATACCTGAACTTCTCTCTTATTGTAGCCTCTTTCAACAACACAGCAGAACAAAAGCTGCTATCGGAATTTTCTTTCAGGAAAAACATACCGGTAATATCCGCCACTTATCCCAACGATGCAGGCCTCAACGCCAACCCATTCTTCATGATGGTGAATTCCACCCTCAAAACACATGTCGAAGCACTGCACAGCTACACACAAAAGAATTATGCCGGCACCGCAGCCAAGCTGCTGTTTGTAACAAAGCCGGGACCGCTGGAAACAAAGATCAAAAGCTATTTTGCTGCACAGGATGCGTTGGCCGGTAAGCTCAACTATAAGGTGATCACACTTACCGACAATTTCACGGAAGACAACCTCTTGCCTTTTATGGATTCCACCCGCCAGAACATTATCATCTGCGGCAGTGTGAACGAAGCATTCGGCAGCAGTATCGTACGCACGTTGAACGCAGCTCCTTCCTATAGAACAGTGGCCATAGGCATGCCCACATGGGACGGCCTGAAAGAAATTACCGGTGCCGCTTCAAAGAACATTGAGATCGTATATTCCACTCCCTATAACTTTTCACGCACCGATAAAACAGGCAGCTCCATTGTCAAACAATATCGCTCAAAATACATGGGACGCCCCAGCGATATGGTGTTCAAAGGTTTTGAAAGCATGTATCACTTCTCACGCCTCATGCTGCAATACCGCGCCAACTTCATCAATAACGTTTCCGACTCAGGTTATAAGATAGCCAACAGCTTCCGGTTCGAGCCGGTTCGCCTCACCAACACCTCCTTCGTTCCCGATTACCTCGAAAACAAAAAACTGTATTTCGTTAAAGTACAGGGCGGTGTAGTGAAAAGCGTGAACTAA
- a CDS encoding ATP-binding protein, producing MNLKIKFVLILALLVSIILLLEAFHLLTWIVIVGGALLIVIGAYMFVRQVTQPLKRLNEQIKRISASNLKERVTLDTGSNELQQIAASFNAMLERLQKGFEVQNSFVHHASHELRTPLANMLAQTEVALKRDLSSLEARQVLQSLREEQQELIELTNSLLLLTQYEKISSSSGWPQVRLDQLLYDTIDLVKGIYPDIRWSVSFSDMPEHELALSVKGNDALLRSACKNLIKNAYQYSTNKNVTITLETGPDTVSIVIDNEGPVLSASEQDRLFIPFFRGANAMGTKGFGLGLLIVSRIVQLHNGKIIYSTPRTGLNRFTVVFGR from the coding sequence ATGAACCTGAAAATAAAGTTTGTACTAATACTAGCACTGCTCGTATCCATTATCCTGTTGCTCGAAGCCTTTCATTTACTAACGTGGATAGTAATAGTAGGCGGAGCGCTGCTGATAGTGATAGGGGCTTATATGTTTGTGCGCCAGGTAACGCAACCACTGAAACGTTTAAATGAACAGATAAAGCGCATTAGCGCCAGCAACCTGAAGGAGCGGGTGACGCTTGATACCGGCAGTAATGAGCTGCAGCAGATCGCTGCCAGCTTCAATGCGATGCTTGAGCGCCTTCAGAAGGGGTTTGAGGTACAGAACAGCTTTGTACATCATGCCTCCCATGAGTTAAGGACGCCGCTGGCCAATATGCTGGCGCAAACTGAGGTAGCGCTTAAACGCGACCTCAGCAGTTTGGAAGCCCGCCAGGTGCTTCAATCGCTCCGCGAAGAACAGCAGGAGCTGATAGAGCTGACCAATTCGCTGTTACTGCTTACTCAATATGAAAAGATCAGCTCTTCTTCGGGCTGGCCCCAGGTACGGCTTGATCAGCTCCTGTACGACACTATCGATCTTGTAAAAGGCATTTATCCTGATATCAGATGGTCCGTGTCCTTTTCCGATATGCCCGAGCATGAGCTGGCGCTTTCGGTAAAGGGTAATGACGCGTTGTTGCGTTCGGCCTGCAAGAACCTGATCAAGAATGCCTACCAGTATTCTACAAACAAAAACGTTACTATCACACTTGAGACCGGTCCTGATACCGTTTCGATTGTCATCGATAACGAGGGGCCTGTGTTAAGCGCTTCGGAGCAGGACCGGCTGTTCATACCTTTTTTCCGTGGCGCCAATGCCATGGGTACCAAGGGCTTTGGCCTGGGGTTGCTTATCGTTAGCCGGATCGTTCAGCTTCACAATGGTAAAATCATTTATTCTACGCCCAGGACGGGGCTTAACCGGTTTACGGTGGTATTCGGGCGATAG
- a CDS encoding response regulator transcription factor: MENTYRILLAEDEPKLSQVVQDELNRQGYQTDVAYDGAIAEKLFKQHSYSLVLLDINLPYKNGLALCKEFREHNQNVPIIMLTALGEIQDKIDAFNLGADDYIVKPFHFDELFARIKVFLKRAESANEPGEKIVVADMEIDMENKMVTRSGKSISLTAKEFALLVLLARNKGKVISKQDILEKVWDLSFDTGTNTIEVYISFLRNKIDKPFEDKLIHTKPGFGYYVRETPLS, encoded by the coding sequence ATGGAAAACACGTACCGTATTCTGCTCGCTGAGGACGAACCCAAGTTGAGTCAGGTTGTCCAGGATGAGCTAAACCGGCAGGGTTACCAGACCGATGTGGCATATGACGGCGCGATCGCCGAAAAACTGTTCAAACAGCATAGTTATTCGCTGGTGCTGCTTGATATTAATTTGCCCTATAAGAACGGTTTGGCTTTGTGTAAGGAGTTCAGGGAGCATAACCAGAATGTTCCGATCATCATGCTCACGGCATTGGGTGAGATCCAGGATAAGATCGACGCTTTTAACCTGGGAGCAGATGATTACATTGTAAAACCGTTTCATTTCGATGAGCTGTTTGCGCGTATCAAAGTCTTCCTGAAGCGGGCGGAATCTGCCAATGAGCCGGGAGAAAAGATAGTGGTAGCGGACATGGAAATTGACATGGAAAACAAGATGGTGACCCGATCGGGTAAAAGCATCAGCCTCACTGCAAAGGAATTTGCCCTGCTGGTATTACTTGCCCGTAATAAAGGCAAGGTGATATCGAAACAGGATATTCTGGAGAAAGTGTGGGACCTGAGCTTTGATACGGGTACCAATACTATTGAAGTATACATTAGTTTTCTGCGCAATAAGATTGACAAGCCATTTGAAGACAAACTGATTCATACCAAACCCGGGTTTGGGTATTATGTGAGAGAGACGCCTTTGTCATGA
- a CDS encoding 2-oxoglutarate dehydrogenase E1 component produces MKDFSYITNSHPAFIERLYQEYTENPTSVDPEFKKFFEGFDFAIGQVNGNGKASGGSVDSSQLAKEFSVYQLIQAYRKKGHLVAKTNPIRPRKDRRANLELSYFGLSDADLNSSFEAGKFIGLGKTILKAIIDKLVKCYTSSVGVEYSALNAMERIEWLAQAVEERMLKQVPLEQKRGILEKLNQGVIFEKFLHTKYIGQKRFSLEGGESLIPAMDAIINQAGANGVKEVVIGMAHRGRLNVLANILGKTYEQIFSEFEGIIPADRTWGSGDVKYHLGFSSEHESPAGHKLNLQLCPNPSHLEVVNPIVTGFARSKANVLYNAEYDKTLPILIHGDAALAGQGIVYEIAQMSELEGYNVGGTLHIVVNNQIGFTTDFDDARSSDYCTAVASITQAPVFHVNGDDIEAVVKAVEIAADYRQRFKADIYIDILCYRRHGHNEGDEPKFTQPSLYALIEKHPNPREVYTQYLAQNGEPEAKDMAKDMEKKFWADLQERLDEVRQKPIPYTLQEPELWWRELRRSNEGDFDASPVTAIKEEAFKRLFDGLMKWPADFSPLKKVDKLLQDKIKLFEAEKKVDWATAELLAYSSILVEGKDVRLSGEDVKRGTFSHRHAVLFDESTNKQYNRLNHFQEKQGKFRVFNSLLSEYGVMGFDYGYAMANPNALVIWEAQYGDFVNGAQMVIDQYITSAEQKWGTMNGMVLLLPHGYEGGGPDHSSARLERFLQSSAEQNMVVTNITTAANFFHALRRQLAWPFRKPMVNMSPKANLRHAGSYSAVEEFTNGGFKEVIDDPAATNAGLVKKVLFCSGKIYFELAEKKQKENREDIAIVRLEQIYPLPVKQLEELYQKYNRAVWFWVQEEPLNMGAASFLQMNLKTINYGVISRNASASTATGFAKVHAAEQADILDTAFSI; encoded by the coding sequence ATGAAAGACTTTTCATATATAACGAATTCGCATCCAGCTTTTATTGAGCGTTTATACCAGGAATATACAGAGAATCCAACCAGTGTCGATCCCGAATTTAAGAAGTTTTTTGAAGGTTTCGATTTCGCGATAGGTCAGGTAAATGGCAATGGAAAGGCCTCCGGCGGTTCTGTTGATTCAAGCCAGCTGGCAAAGGAATTCTCGGTATACCAGTTAATTCAGGCCTATCGTAAAAAGGGGCACCTGGTAGCAAAAACCAACCCTATCAGGCCACGTAAAGACCGCAGGGCTAATCTAGAATTATCTTATTTCGGTTTATCTGACGCTGATCTGAACAGCAGTTTTGAAGCGGGTAAGTTCATAGGACTGGGCAAAACCATTTTGAAGGCCATCATCGACAAGCTGGTTAAATGTTATACCAGTTCGGTAGGTGTGGAGTACAGTGCGCTTAACGCTATGGAGCGTATTGAATGGCTGGCCCAGGCTGTGGAAGAGCGTATGCTTAAGCAGGTGCCGCTTGAACAAAAGCGTGGTATTCTTGAAAAGCTTAACCAGGGGGTGATCTTCGAAAAGTTCCTTCATACCAAATATATAGGCCAGAAACGCTTTTCACTTGAAGGCGGCGAAAGCCTTATACCGGCAATGGACGCCATCATCAACCAGGCTGGCGCCAATGGCGTGAAGGAAGTGGTGATAGGTATGGCGCACCGTGGGCGTTTAAATGTGCTTGCGAATATTCTCGGTAAAACTTATGAGCAGATCTTCAGCGAGTTTGAGGGGATTATTCCTGCCGACAGGACCTGGGGCAGCGGCGACGTTAAATACCACCTGGGTTTCAGCAGTGAGCATGAGTCGCCTGCAGGTCATAAACTGAACCTACAGCTTTGTCCCAATCCATCCCATCTTGAGGTTGTTAATCCTATTGTTACGGGCTTTGCGCGTTCGAAGGCGAATGTATTATACAATGCAGAATACGATAAAACCCTTCCTATATTAATACATGGTGATGCTGCTTTGGCGGGCCAGGGTATTGTATATGAGATTGCCCAGATGAGTGAACTGGAAGGGTACAATGTAGGTGGTACGCTGCATATTGTTGTAAACAACCAGATTGGTTTTACGACAGACTTTGATGATGCGCGCAGCTCGGACTATTGTACTGCTGTTGCCTCCATTACGCAGGCTCCCGTGTTTCATGTAAACGGCGACGATATTGAAGCTGTTGTAAAAGCTGTGGAGATTGCTGCGGATTACCGTCAGCGTTTTAAAGCTGATATCTATATCGATATACTTTGTTACAGGCGTCATGGTCATAACGAGGGTGATGAACCTAAGTTTACGCAGCCGAGCCTTTATGCACTGATCGAGAAACATCCGAATCCAAGGGAAGTATATACGCAGTACCTGGCGCAGAATGGCGAACCTGAAGCCAAAGACATGGCCAAGGATATGGAGAAGAAATTCTGGGCCGATCTGCAGGAGCGTTTAGATGAAGTACGTCAGAAGCCCATTCCTTATACTTTACAGGAGCCTGAATTGTGGTGGCGCGAATTGCGCCGTTCGAATGAGGGCGACTTTGATGCTTCGCCGGTTACGGCCATCAAAGAAGAGGCGTTCAAACGTTTATTCGACGGCCTGATGAAGTGGCCTGCAGATTTCAGTCCGCTTAAGAAAGTGGACAAACTGCTGCAGGACAAGATCAAATTATTTGAAGCGGAGAAGAAGGTTGACTGGGCTACTGCGGAGCTGCTTGCGTACAGCAGTATACTGGTAGAGGGCAAGGATGTGCGGCTGAGCGGTGAAGACGTGAAGCGGGGTACTTTTTCTCACAGGCATGCCGTGTTATTCGATGAATCGACCAATAAACAATACAACCGTTTGAACCACTTCCAGGAGAAGCAGGGTAAGTTCCGTGTATTCAACTCTTTACTGAGTGAATATGGGGTAATGGGCTTTGATTACGGTTATGCGATGGCGAACCCCAATGCGCTTGTTATTTGGGAGGCGCAGTATGGTGATTTCGTGAATGGTGCACAAATGGTGATTGATCAGTATATTACAAGTGCGGAACAGAAATGGGGTACTATGAATGGTATGGTATTGTTATTACCGCATGGTTATGAAGGCGGTGGGCCTGATCACTCCAGTGCCCGCCTGGAGCGTTTCCTGCAAAGCAGTGCCGAGCAGAATATGGTTGTCACCAATATTACTACGGCAGCCAACTTTTTCCATGCGCTGCGCCGTCAGCTTGCATGGCCTTTCCGTAAGCCAATGGTGAATATGTCGCCGAAGGCCAATCTTCGTCATGCAGGCAGCTATAGTGCTGTTGAAGAGTTTACCAACGGAGGGTTTAAAGAGGTGATAGACGATCCTGCTGCTACCAATGCAGGGCTTGTGAAGAAAGTGTTGTTCTGTTCCGGTAAGATCTATTTTGAGCTTGCGGAGAAAAAGCAAAAAGAAAACAGGGAAGATATTGCGATCGTTCGATTGGAGCAGATCTATCCTTTACCGGTGAAACAGCTGGAGGAGCTGTATCAGAAATATAACCGGGCTGTATGGTTCTGGGTTCAGGAAGAGCCGCTGAATATGGGTGCGGCGTCGTTCCTGCAAATGAACCTGAAGACCATCAACTATGGTGTTATCAGCCGCAATGCCAGCGCTTCTACCGCTACCGGTTTTGCGAAAGTGCATGCTGCCGAGCAGGCCGATATCCTGGATACAGCATTTAGTATTTAA